The following proteins are co-located in the Clavibacter capsici genome:
- a CDS encoding SDR family NAD(P)-dependent oxidoreductase translates to MAGRFDGKVVIITGAGSGIGEATARRFVSEGAKVVLTDSVDDKVRAVADSLPEGTATALVADASVSADADRAVATAIEAHGRLDVLVNNAGTFQAGPISGITNEEWRRVIDTDLSGVFYGTRAALPHLIATRGSIVNVSSVSGMAADHHMSAYNAAKGGVSNLTRATALDHGVDGVRVNAVAPGLIWTELVAGKEDDEELKAEFAKRISLGRGGEADEVAAAIAFLASDDASFITGAILPVDGGTTASNGQPSQA, encoded by the coding sequence ATGGCTGGACGCTTCGACGGCAAGGTCGTCATCATCACGGGCGCCGGATCCGGCATCGGCGAGGCCACCGCGCGCCGCTTCGTCTCGGAGGGCGCGAAGGTCGTCCTCACCGACAGCGTGGACGACAAGGTCCGCGCGGTCGCCGACTCGCTGCCCGAGGGCACCGCGACCGCGCTCGTCGCGGACGCCTCGGTCTCGGCCGACGCCGACCGCGCGGTCGCCACGGCGATCGAGGCGCACGGCCGGCTCGACGTGCTCGTCAACAACGCCGGCACGTTCCAGGCCGGGCCGATCTCGGGCATCACCAACGAGGAGTGGCGCCGCGTGATCGACACCGACCTCTCCGGCGTCTTCTACGGCACCAGGGCCGCGCTGCCGCACCTCATCGCGACGCGCGGTTCCATCGTGAACGTCTCGTCGGTCTCGGGCATGGCGGCGGACCACCACATGAGCGCCTACAACGCGGCGAAGGGCGGCGTGAGCAACCTCACGCGCGCCACCGCGCTCGACCACGGCGTCGACGGCGTGCGCGTGAACGCGGTCGCGCCGGGCCTCATCTGGACCGAGCTGGTCGCCGGCAAGGAGGACGACGAGGAGCTGAAGGCCGAGTTCGCCAAGCGCATCTCGCTCGGCCGCGGCGGCGAGGCCGACGAGGTGGCGGCCGCCATCGCGTTCCTCGCGAGCGACGACGCGTCCTTCATCACGGGCGCGATCCTGCCGGTCGACGGCGGCACCACGGCGAGCAACGGGCAGCCCTCGCAGGCGTAG
- a CDS encoding sigma-70 family RNA polymerase sigma factor, whose translation MALVLTRPARAPERSTMSASTPGFDVHRAFAEHGSALLGFAVNALQDRQLAEDCVQETFLRAWRARESFDGERGSARTWLFAIERRVILDVHRARARTPRIVAEEEAPEQATREADPLDRLGIVEGLARLSEAHREAVVAVHLTGLSYQELSAATGVPVATLRTRVFHALRALRTHLDEVDPA comes from the coding sequence ATGGCGCTCGTCCTGACGCGTCCGGCACGAGCACCCGAGCGGAGCACGATGAGCGCGTCCACGCCCGGCTTCGACGTGCACCGCGCGTTCGCGGAGCACGGGAGCGCGCTGCTCGGCTTCGCGGTCAATGCCCTGCAGGACCGCCAGCTCGCCGAGGACTGCGTGCAGGAGACGTTCCTCCGCGCCTGGCGCGCCCGCGAGTCCTTCGACGGCGAGCGCGGCAGCGCGCGCACGTGGCTGTTCGCGATCGAGCGGCGCGTGATCCTCGACGTGCACCGCGCCCGGGCCCGCACCCCGCGCATCGTCGCCGAGGAGGAGGCGCCCGAGCAGGCGACGCGGGAGGCGGATCCGCTCGACCGGCTGGGCATCGTCGAGGGCCTCGCGCGCCTCAGCGAGGCGCACCGCGAGGCCGTCGTCGCCGTCCACCTCACCGGGCTCAGCTACCAGGAGCTCTCCGCCGCGACGGGCGTCCCCGTCGCCACCCTGCGCACGCGCGTCTTCCACGCGCTCCGCGCCCTCCGCACGCATCTCGACGAAGTGGATCCCGCATGA
- a CDS encoding MFS transporter, which yields MSTTTDTAPPRAHTTLRSAALPLAALCLAFFVEMVDNTLLSIALPTIGRSLESGTTGLQWVTGAYSLTFGGLLLTAGSAADRFGRRRVLLTGLAAFGLLSLAVVLVTDIGQLIALRAALGCAAAAMAPVTMSLVFRLFEDERLRMRAITIVMIVGMSGMVLGPLLGGSVLAAVSWQWLLVVNAPIALLVWIGVRIGVPADRRADLTSERLDLPGTVLTIAAIGLGCYTLTSGVQHGWLAPVTLACAVGAVAAVVGFVARERRAASPMIDLALLRTGPVRGAALTQLGASVGFASILFGLILHFQYAYGWSPVRAGLANLPVIITMIAASPISERLAARLGHRMACLVGTGLLVGGLVGMAWAVDHGYVAIAAMMVLLTIGLRTIMTICAVALVEAMPANRTSIGAALNDTAQEIGTSLGTAVVGTLIAALVTNALPVGAWSAELVQTFFTGERIAYLVVAALVGVIATVGSLSLTDSRATEEPAPDAQPAAAPEPAADRAAV from the coding sequence ATGAGCACGACGACCGACACCGCCCCGCCCCGCGCGCACACCACGCTGCGCTCCGCCGCCCTCCCGCTGGCGGCCCTCTGCCTCGCCTTCTTCGTCGAGATGGTCGACAACACGCTGCTCTCGATCGCGCTGCCGACGATCGGCCGCTCGCTCGAGAGCGGGACCACGGGGCTCCAGTGGGTGACGGGCGCCTACTCGCTCACCTTCGGCGGCCTGCTGCTCACCGCGGGATCCGCCGCCGACCGGTTCGGACGCCGCCGCGTGCTGCTCACGGGCCTCGCCGCGTTCGGCCTCCTCAGCCTCGCCGTCGTGCTCGTCACCGACATCGGCCAGCTCATCGCCCTCCGCGCGGCGCTCGGCTGCGCGGCGGCGGCCATGGCGCCCGTCACCATGTCCCTGGTCTTCCGCCTCTTCGAGGACGAGCGGCTGCGGATGCGGGCGATCACGATCGTGATGATCGTCGGCATGTCCGGCATGGTCCTCGGCCCGCTCCTCGGCGGGTCGGTCCTCGCCGCCGTCAGCTGGCAGTGGCTGCTCGTCGTCAACGCGCCCATCGCGCTGCTCGTCTGGATCGGCGTGCGCATCGGCGTCCCGGCCGACCGCCGCGCCGACCTGACCTCCGAGCGCCTCGACCTGCCCGGAACGGTCCTCACCATCGCCGCGATCGGGCTCGGCTGCTACACGCTCACCAGCGGCGTCCAGCACGGCTGGCTCGCACCGGTCACGCTCGCCTGCGCCGTGGGCGCCGTGGCCGCGGTCGTGGGCTTCGTCGCCCGCGAGCGCCGGGCGGCGTCGCCCATGATCGACCTGGCGCTCCTCCGCACGGGGCCGGTCCGCGGCGCCGCCCTCACGCAGCTCGGGGCCTCGGTCGGGTTCGCCAGCATCCTGTTCGGGCTGATCCTGCACTTCCAGTACGCGTACGGCTGGAGCCCGGTGCGCGCCGGCCTCGCCAACCTGCCCGTCATCATCACGATGATCGCCGCGAGCCCCATCTCGGAGAGGCTCGCCGCCCGGCTCGGCCACCGCATGGCCTGCCTCGTCGGCACCGGCCTCCTGGTGGGCGGGCTCGTCGGCATGGCGTGGGCGGTGGATCACGGCTACGTCGCGATCGCCGCGATGATGGTGCTGCTCACCATCGGCCTGCGGACGATCATGACCATCTGCGCGGTCGCCCTCGTCGAGGCCATGCCCGCGAACCGCACCTCGATCGGCGCCGCGCTCAACGACACGGCCCAGGAGATCGGCACGAGCCTCGGCACGGCGGTCGTCGGCACGCTCATCGCGGCCCTGGTCACGAACGCCCTCCCGGTCGGCGCGTGGAGCGCGGAGCTCGTGCAGACCTTCTTCACGGGCGAGCGGATCGCCTACCTGGTCGTCGCCGCCCTGGTCGGCGTGATCGCCACCGTCGGGTCGCTGTCGCTCACCGACTCGCGGGCGACCGAGGAGCCGGCGCCGGACGCGCAGCCCGCGGCGGCCCCGGAGCCCGCGGCCGACCGCGCCGCGGTCTGA
- a CDS encoding class F sortase, producing MRRSPADASPARRARRVVVLAAALIPLGALAGCAPADPRPAPTAPPAAATAPPATAPSAPATAAPTAVQGLGAVPTRVTIPAIDLDEPLIDLGIAPDGRMEVPVDFDDVGWFTGGGRPGGRGPTVIAAHVDSRVGPAAFARLAELGVGDEVAVQDVDGGATRYAVTEVADFPKADFPTARVFGAQATDQLRLITCGGIFDRSVGHYEDNRVVFAEPVG from the coding sequence GTGCGCCGCAGCCCGGCGGACGCGTCGCCCGCGCGGCGCGCCCGCCGGGTCGTGGTGCTCGCGGCCGCGCTGATCCCGCTCGGCGCGCTCGCGGGGTGCGCGCCCGCGGATCCGCGCCCGGCGCCGACCGCGCCCCCCGCGGCGGCGACCGCCCCACCTGCCACCGCGCCGAGCGCCCCGGCCACTGCCGCCCCCACGGCCGTGCAGGGCCTCGGCGCGGTCCCGACCCGCGTCACCATCCCCGCCATCGACCTCGACGAACCGCTCATCGACCTCGGGATCGCCCCCGACGGCCGCATGGAGGTGCCCGTCGACTTCGACGACGTCGGCTGGTTCACCGGCGGCGGCCGCCCCGGCGGTCGTGGACCCACGGTGATCGCCGCGCACGTCGACTCGCGCGTGGGACCGGCCGCGTTCGCCCGGCTCGCCGAGCTCGGCGTCGGCGACGAGGTGGCCGTGCAGGACGTCGACGGCGGAGCCACGCGCTACGCCGTGACCGAGGTCGCCGACTTCCCCAAGGCCGACTTCCCGACCGCGCGCGTCTTCGGCGCGCAGGCCACGGATCAGCTCCGGCTCATCACCTGCGGCGGGATCTTCGACCGCAGCGTCGGCCACTACGAGGACAACCGCGTCGTGTTCGCGGAGCCCGTGGGCTGA
- a CDS encoding TetR/AcrR family transcriptional regulator, with protein MAADGSTEKGGAPTAPARGRGRQRASHSLDTVLTEAIAILDESGEPALTFRALAARLGGGVASIYWYVASRDELLERATEEVMGRVLADSEPLIHGSDPVENVRAVALALFDELVRRPWFGQRMLRSNGLQHNSMAMYERLGQQLLALDLTPRQRFHAVSSIVSYVVGVAADLAEPPPKEFLESGLDREGFLGTLADRWRDLDPDEFPFAHDAAGEMASHDDLDVFRSGLDLLLAGLRQQAGLPPAG; from the coding sequence ATGGCGGCAGACGGATCCACGGAGAAGGGCGGCGCCCCCACGGCGCCCGCGCGCGGACGGGGACGCCAGCGGGCGTCGCACTCGCTCGACACGGTGCTGACGGAGGCCATCGCGATCCTCGACGAGTCGGGGGAGCCGGCGCTCACCTTCCGGGCCCTCGCGGCGCGGCTCGGCGGCGGCGTCGCGAGCATCTACTGGTACGTCGCGAGCCGCGACGAGCTGCTCGAGCGCGCGACCGAGGAGGTGATGGGCCGGGTGCTCGCGGACAGCGAGCCGCTCATCCACGGATCCGACCCCGTCGAGAACGTGCGCGCCGTCGCCCTCGCCCTGTTCGACGAGCTCGTGCGCCGACCCTGGTTCGGGCAGCGCATGCTCCGCAGCAACGGGCTCCAGCACAACTCGATGGCCATGTACGAGCGCCTCGGCCAGCAGCTCCTGGCGCTGGACCTGACCCCGCGGCAGCGCTTCCACGCCGTGTCGTCGATCGTCAGCTACGTCGTCGGGGTCGCGGCCGACCTCGCCGAGCCGCCGCCCAAGGAGTTCCTGGAGAGCGGGCTGGATCGGGAGGGGTTCCTGGGCACGCTCGCCGACCGCTGGCGCGACCTCGACCCGGACGAGTTCCCGTTCGCCCACGACGCCGCCGGCGAGATGGCCTCGCACGACGACCTCGACGTGTTCCGCTCCGGGCTCGACCTGCTGCTCGCGGGGCTGCGCCAGCAGGCGGGGCTCCCGCCGGCGGGCTGA
- a CDS encoding 4'-phosphopantetheinyl transferase family protein produces the protein MSWIRWEAVLPGSVVVATAEHDLDGDLVGAERDAVATALPGRRAEFVTGRVLARRALARLGVPGGPIPVARSGAPVWPHGIVGSITHCAGFRAAAVGRRDRHAGIGIDATPARPLPGGVLARVADLGSAPVAAGLDALRAAGVVDPDSVLLAAAEAVAKARTSAQGGWHGIDGAHVELHPDGTFAARARRGPAFAGTGRWTVAEGMALAGITLDEH, from the coding sequence ATGTCGTGGATCCGCTGGGAGGCCGTCCTCCCCGGATCCGTGGTCGTGGCGACCGCGGAGCACGACCTGGACGGGGACCTCGTCGGCGCCGAGCGCGACGCCGTCGCGACCGCGCTCCCGGGACGTCGCGCGGAGTTCGTGACCGGTCGCGTGCTCGCGCGGCGGGCGCTCGCCCGCCTGGGCGTCCCCGGCGGTCCGATCCCCGTCGCGCGGAGCGGAGCGCCGGTGTGGCCGCACGGGATCGTCGGCAGCATCACGCACTGCGCCGGATTCCGCGCGGCCGCCGTGGGACGACGCGACCGGCATGCCGGGATCGGCATCGACGCGACGCCCGCCCGCCCCCTGCCGGGAGGCGTGCTGGCGCGCGTGGCGGACCTCGGCAGCGCACCCGTCGCCGCGGGCCTCGACGCGCTCCGGGCCGCCGGGGTCGTGGATCCGGACAGCGTGCTCCTCGCGGCCGCCGAGGCCGTCGCGAAGGCACGGACGTCGGCGCAGGGCGGGTGGCACGGCATCGACGGCGCGCACGTCGAGCTCCATCCGGACGGCACCTTCGCCGCCCGCGCACGGCGGGGACCGGCGTTCGCCGGGACCGGGCGGTGGACGGTGGCCGAGGGCATGGCGCTGGCAGGCATCACGCTCGACGAGCACTGA
- the car gene encoding carboxylic acid reductase, with protein sequence MRTEHDDTSVEAIFEQHADRPALRQRSGPDITDTSFRELWDRASALAAALGETVSAGDRIAVLGAATADAVTLDLATWILGAVSVPLQASAPVAALHAIAEETTPVWIAATAEQAAMARAVAEASRDGIRTMLLDTDTDADTDTDTDTALTLDALVARGAGLPRRSPWHPAPGEDPLALLLYTSGSTGTPKGAMYTRSMVERLWHALRPDPATDAGASTTPADAADGIVGYAYLPLSHLTGRSALLATLGRGGTVALATSTDLSTLFDDLRVFAPTEFVFVPRVAEMVRQEGDREEQRRLAAGSGTDVDAVRAEVQADLRVRAFGGRIGQAICTSAPLTPELRAYVERCLGITLHDMYGSTEAGGILHDGVVQQPPVTEHKLIDVPELGYRITDRPHPRGELLIKSTSVIAGYFRRPDVTAAVFDEDGFYRTGDVMAQTGPDTYEYLDRRNNVLKLSQGEFVAVSALEATYGGTPEVRQIAVHGDSRHAFLVAVVVPADPGASERDVLAALQRTAREHGLAPYEVPRGVIVEPEPFTVDGGMLSDAGKLLRLRLSQRYGERFAALYDALEQQQSGALVAALREHAGDEPTVDTVVRAALQLLGAEVSPATAAAARFQDLGGDSLSALTFSGILEDVFNAEVPVGVITDPTNDLAAVAAFVERSASDDRPTVTRVHAAGASTLRVGDLRLDRVLGAIPTPIRREPAARPGSRTVLLTGANGYLGRFMAIDWLERLAPEGGSLVCIVRGADDADARRRLEAAFAADPAFARRFAELAGSLEVLAGDVSEHHLGLDDERWIDLAARVDLVAHAAALVNHVLPYTALFGPNVVGTAEVVRLAIAAGSVPVTFVSSVAVAGGAQPSAAADAAPAAPAALDEHADIRVTIPEWAVGDEYANGYGASKWACEVLLREAHEHHGVPVAVFRSDMILAHPRWRGQVNLPDVFTRLIWSVLTTGLAPDSFVRRGPDGERQRSHYDGLPADFTAAAIDGIGAAVTEGHRTYNVVNPHDDGVSLDTFVDWLREDGHDIERVPDHAEWVDRFREALGALPDADRARSVLPLMHAFAAPEEPHAGSAIPADAFAEAVRAVRPLGAAEIPSLDHALITKVADDLAFLGLLAPRTHVS encoded by the coding sequence GTGAGGACAGAGCACGACGACACGTCGGTCGAGGCGATCTTCGAGCAGCACGCCGACCGGCCGGCGCTGCGGCAGCGATCCGGACCGGACATCACGGACACGAGCTTCCGGGAGCTGTGGGACCGGGCGAGCGCGCTGGCGGCAGCGCTGGGCGAGACCGTGTCCGCCGGCGACCGCATCGCGGTGCTCGGCGCCGCGACCGCGGACGCCGTCACCCTCGACCTCGCCACGTGGATCCTCGGCGCGGTCAGCGTGCCCCTGCAGGCGAGCGCACCCGTCGCGGCACTGCACGCGATCGCCGAGGAGACGACCCCGGTCTGGATCGCGGCCACCGCCGAGCAGGCCGCGATGGCCCGGGCGGTCGCCGAGGCCTCGCGCGACGGGATCCGGACGATGCTGCTCGACACCGACACCGACGCCGACACCGACACCGACACCGACACCGCCCTGACGCTCGACGCCCTCGTCGCCCGGGGCGCCGGCCTGCCGCGCCGGAGCCCGTGGCACCCCGCGCCCGGCGAGGACCCGCTCGCGCTCCTCCTCTACACGTCGGGCAGCACCGGCACGCCGAAGGGCGCGATGTACACGCGATCCATGGTCGAGCGGCTGTGGCACGCCCTCCGGCCGGACCCCGCCACGGACGCCGGCGCATCCACGACCCCGGCAGATGCGGCCGACGGCATCGTCGGGTACGCCTACCTCCCGCTGAGCCACCTCACCGGCCGCTCCGCCCTGCTCGCCACGCTCGGCCGCGGCGGCACGGTCGCGCTCGCGACCTCGACCGACCTGTCGACGCTCTTCGACGACCTCCGGGTCTTCGCGCCGACCGAGTTCGTCTTCGTGCCGCGCGTCGCGGAGATGGTCCGGCAGGAGGGCGACCGCGAGGAGCAGCGACGGCTCGCCGCCGGCAGCGGCACGGACGTGGACGCGGTCCGCGCCGAGGTCCAGGCCGACCTGCGCGTCCGTGCCTTCGGAGGCCGGATCGGCCAGGCGATCTGCACCAGCGCCCCGCTGACGCCCGAGCTCCGCGCGTACGTCGAGCGGTGCCTCGGGATCACGCTGCACGACATGTACGGGTCGACCGAGGCCGGCGGGATCCTCCACGACGGGGTCGTCCAGCAGCCTCCCGTGACCGAGCACAAGCTCATCGACGTCCCCGAGCTCGGGTACCGCATCACCGACCGACCGCACCCGCGGGGCGAGCTGCTCATCAAGAGCACCTCCGTGATCGCCGGGTACTTCCGCCGGCCGGACGTCACCGCCGCGGTGTTCGACGAGGACGGCTTCTACCGGACCGGCGACGTCATGGCGCAGACCGGGCCCGACACCTACGAGTACCTCGACCGTCGGAACAACGTGCTCAAGCTGTCGCAGGGCGAGTTCGTCGCGGTGTCCGCGCTCGAGGCGACGTACGGCGGGACGCCCGAGGTGCGCCAGATCGCCGTGCACGGCGACAGCCGGCACGCGTTCCTCGTCGCGGTCGTCGTGCCGGCGGACCCCGGGGCGTCGGAGCGCGACGTCCTCGCCGCCCTCCAGCGCACCGCCCGCGAGCACGGCCTCGCCCCCTACGAGGTCCCGCGCGGCGTGATCGTCGAGCCGGAGCCGTTCACGGTCGACGGCGGCATGCTCTCCGACGCCGGCAAGCTCCTGCGCCTGCGCCTCAGCCAGCGGTACGGCGAGCGCTTCGCCGCCCTCTACGACGCGCTCGAGCAGCAGCAGAGCGGCGCCCTGGTGGCCGCCCTCCGCGAGCACGCAGGCGACGAGCCGACGGTCGACACGGTGGTGCGCGCCGCCCTCCAGCTCCTCGGGGCCGAGGTGTCCCCCGCGACCGCCGCCGCGGCGAGGTTCCAGGACCTCGGCGGGGACTCGCTGTCCGCGCTGACGTTCTCCGGGATCCTCGAGGACGTCTTCAACGCCGAGGTGCCCGTCGGCGTCATCACCGATCCCACCAACGACCTCGCCGCCGTCGCGGCGTTCGTGGAGCGCTCCGCCTCCGACGACCGGCCGACCGTGACGCGCGTGCACGCCGCCGGCGCATCCACGCTCCGCGTCGGCGACCTCCGACTCGACCGGGTGCTCGGCGCCATCCCGACGCCGATCCGCCGCGAGCCCGCTGCCCGGCCGGGATCCCGGACCGTCCTGCTGACCGGCGCGAACGGCTACCTCGGCCGCTTCATGGCCATCGACTGGCTCGAGCGCCTCGCCCCGGAGGGCGGCTCGCTGGTGTGCATCGTGCGCGGCGCCGACGACGCCGACGCCCGCCGACGCCTCGAGGCCGCGTTCGCCGCCGACCCCGCGTTCGCCCGGCGCTTCGCCGAGCTGGCGGGCTCGCTCGAGGTGCTGGCCGGCGACGTCAGCGAGCACCACCTCGGCCTCGACGACGAGCGGTGGATCGACCTGGCCGCCCGGGTCGACCTCGTCGCGCACGCGGCGGCCCTCGTGAACCACGTCCTGCCGTACACGGCGCTGTTCGGCCCGAACGTCGTCGGCACCGCCGAGGTGGTGCGCCTGGCGATCGCCGCCGGCAGCGTGCCCGTCACCTTCGTCTCGAGCGTCGCCGTCGCGGGCGGCGCGCAGCCGAGCGCCGCCGCGGACGCAGCCCCGGCGGCGCCGGCCGCGCTCGACGAGCACGCCGACATCCGCGTCACGATCCCCGAGTGGGCCGTCGGCGACGAGTACGCCAATGGGTACGGCGCGAGCAAGTGGGCGTGCGAGGTCCTGCTCCGCGAGGCGCACGAGCACCACGGCGTCCCCGTGGCGGTGTTCCGCTCGGACATGATCCTGGCGCACCCCCGCTGGCGCGGCCAGGTGAACCTGCCCGACGTCTTCACCCGGCTGATCTGGAGCGTGCTCACCACCGGGCTCGCCCCGGACTCGTTCGTGCGGCGCGGCCCCGACGGCGAGCGGCAGCGGTCCCACTACGACGGCCTGCCGGCCGACTTCACGGCGGCCGCGATCGACGGGATCGGCGCCGCGGTCACCGAGGGGCACCGCACCTACAACGTCGTGAACCCGCACGACGACGGCGTCTCGCTCGACACCTTCGTCGACTGGCTCCGCGAGGACGGCCACGACATCGAGCGCGTCCCGGACCACGCGGAGTGGGTCGACCGGTTCCGCGAGGCGCTGGGAGCGCTGCCGGACGCGGACCGCGCCCGGTCCGTCCTGCCGCTGATGCACGCGTTCGCCGCACCGGAGGAGCCGCACGCCGGCTCGGCGATCCCGGCCGACGCGTTCGCCGAGGCCGTCCGGGCGGTGCGCCCGCTCGGCGCGGCGGAGATCCCGTCGCTCGACCACGCGCTCATCACCAAGGTGGCGGACGACCTCGCGTTCCTGGGACTGCTCGCGCCGAGGACGCACGTGAGCTGA
- a CDS encoding CHRD domain-containing protein: MTHTRLVRNTTIGGAAAAVLTLLAATPASAETTVPEPERFTSAFTVMATPDQVLNADGVATPGEPGATGRFDLRLDSTSNTICYDITLTGVTGEYQSPAKTATHIHQAAVGKAGPPRIAFPNPTDSGNGTRTSSGCMQGPFTTGVAPDGKDTGEGFTVAQIEADPSAFAADTHTASFTAGAVRGQLTQVPVGGVDTGAGGSATATSAALPLVAGGGAVALAAAGVVLMRRHRAQES; encoded by the coding sequence ATGACGCACACGAGACTCGTCCGGAACACGACCATCGGGGGCGCCGCCGCGGCCGTCCTCACCCTCCTCGCCGCGACGCCCGCGTCCGCCGAGACGACCGTCCCCGAGCCGGAGCGCTTCACGAGCGCGTTCACCGTGATGGCGACCCCCGACCAGGTGCTCAACGCCGACGGCGTCGCGACCCCCGGCGAGCCCGGCGCGACCGGCCGCTTCGACCTCCGCCTCGACTCGACCTCGAACACGATCTGCTACGACATCACCCTCACGGGCGTCACCGGCGAGTACCAGAGCCCCGCGAAGACGGCGACGCACATCCACCAGGCCGCCGTCGGCAAGGCCGGCCCGCCGCGCATCGCGTTCCCGAACCCGACCGACTCCGGGAACGGCACGCGCACGAGCTCCGGCTGCATGCAGGGGCCGTTCACCACCGGCGTCGCCCCGGACGGCAAGGACACCGGCGAGGGCTTCACGGTCGCGCAGATCGAGGCCGACCCGTCCGCCTTCGCGGCCGACACCCACACCGCGTCGTTCACGGCCGGCGCCGTGCGCGGCCAGCTGACCCAGGTGCCGGTCGGCGGCGTCGACACGGGCGCCGGCGGATCCGCGACCGCGACCTCGGCCGCCCTGCCGCTCGTCGCGGGCGGTGGCGCCGTCGCGCTCGCCGCGGCCGGCGTCGTGCTGATGCGCCGCCACCGCGCGCAGGAGTCCTGA